In Thermospira aquatica, the following proteins share a genomic window:
- a CDS encoding glycoside hydrolase family 36 protein: protein MVWKKITLTYEYQGKKNTLTGNTPLVNEHLSLQTQENSLILSNKVPIRLLSLEVIIPWNYTKKDRIFVHGFQSWSDSREFTQQEKIPGLPPHLRFAYAQYHLEFYGDYHFYDYTRKKGQFHSHGWTLSGQGENWHLVGSLDENSAYTIFEHHPEKRVLRIIRDVEGWEMNAGSITNLLSLFFTSGNLSYAQKRYFEMYGLSPSQLPKISGWTSWYNYYTNISEEIILSNLKSFKEKKLPINIFQIDDGYQTAVGDWLSLKPSFPHGMKYIADAIHEAGFRAGLWLAPFICESKSIIYQKHPEWILRYDDGSPVIAGYSENWNGDFYALDLDHPEVKNYLREVFHTVLHEWGFDMVKLDFLYAASIKPSYGKTRASQMAQALSWIRELCKDKTILGCGVPITSALGKVDYCRIGCDVGLDWEDIRPARIHFRERISTIKAITTTLGRFPLNRIGFINDPDVFILRETNNRLSHEQKYTLYMVNQLFGGLLFTSDNVGEYSSQTENLYRLQFPLAEPPVESLTQHHEIYNFRPRSSSLQAVGPVKIYASYYTGWVKLPFCSAFLIINTGNKTLSQKLPEGIFFDPLQENYHQKTYTVPPYATRILLHILPSERWQYGGSTEHLFPGHGFLSLACTNTHLSYELHSHAFSGGKLFLVSLQDSPLEYQGKPLSIHKHPYGFFYTSIEL, encoded by the coding sequence ATGGTGTGGAAAAAAATTACTCTCACCTACGAATACCAAGGTAAAAAAAACACCCTTACGGGCAACACCCCCCTTGTCAATGAACACCTCTCCCTTCAAACACAAGAAAACTCTCTCATCCTCTCAAACAAAGTCCCTATCCGTCTTCTCTCTTTGGAGGTTATTATCCCCTGGAATTATACCAAAAAAGATCGCATCTTTGTTCATGGGTTTCAGAGTTGGTCTGACTCCCGGGAGTTTACCCAGCAAGAGAAAATCCCAGGACTCCCACCTCATCTGCGATTTGCCTATGCCCAATACCACCTCGAGTTTTACGGTGATTACCATTTTTATGACTATACCCGCAAAAAAGGACAGTTTCACAGTCACGGGTGGACGCTTTCCGGGCAGGGAGAAAACTGGCACCTTGTAGGGTCGCTGGACGAGAATTCTGCGTACACCATTTTTGAACACCATCCTGAAAAAAGAGTGTTACGAATTATTCGAGATGTGGAAGGATGGGAAATGAATGCTGGTAGTATCACCAACCTTCTTTCACTTTTTTTTACCAGCGGCAACCTCTCCTATGCCCAGAAAAGATACTTTGAAATGTATGGTTTAAGCCCATCTCAACTTCCCAAAATCAGTGGCTGGACAAGCTGGTACAACTATTATACAAATATTTCTGAAGAAATTATCCTGAGTAACCTCAAATCCTTCAAAGAGAAAAAACTTCCCATCAACATTTTTCAGATAGATGATGGCTATCAAACAGCCGTGGGCGACTGGCTCTCTCTGAAACCATCCTTTCCCCATGGGATGAAATACATCGCCGATGCCATCCATGAAGCGGGATTTCGGGCAGGACTCTGGCTTGCCCCTTTTATCTGTGAAAGCAAGTCCATCATCTATCAAAAGCACCCCGAGTGGATTCTCCGATACGACGATGGTTCTCCTGTGATTGCAGGTTACAGTGAAAACTGGAACGGGGACTTCTACGCCCTTGACCTCGATCATCCAGAGGTCAAGAACTATCTCAGAGAAGTCTTTCACACCGTTCTCCACGAATGGGGATTTGACATGGTAAAACTTGATTTTCTCTATGCGGCAAGCATCAAACCCTCATATGGCAAAACAAGAGCCTCCCAGATGGCTCAGGCCCTCTCGTGGATACGAGAGCTCTGCAAGGACAAAACCATCCTTGGATGTGGCGTCCCTATCACCAGTGCTTTAGGAAAGGTGGATTACTGTCGCATCGGGTGCGATGTTGGGCTCGATTGGGAGGACATACGCCCCGCCCGTATCCACTTCCGCGAGAGAATTTCTACCATCAAGGCGATTACGACAACTCTTGGGCGTTTCCCTCTCAACCGCATCGGTTTCATCAACGACCCGGATGTTTTCATCTTACGGGAGACCAATAACCGCCTCTCTCATGAACAAAAATACACTCTCTATATGGTAAATCAGCTCTTTGGAGGACTTCTTTTTACCTCGGACAATGTAGGGGAATACTCTTCTCAGACAGAAAATCTTTACCGTCTCCAGTTTCCTCTTGCTGAACCACCTGTCGAGTCTCTTACTCAACACCATGAGATCTACAACTTCCGACCAAGATCAAGTTCTCTGCAGGCAGTTGGACCTGTAAAAATCTACGCTTCCTATTATACAGGATGGGTAAAACTTCCCTTCTGTTCTGCCTTTCTTATCATCAATACCGGAAACAAAACCCTCTCTCAAAAACTCCCAGAAGGAATATTTTTTGACCCTCTTCAGGAAAATTATCATCAAAAAACCTACACGGTACCTCCCTATGCTACAAGAATTCTTCTTCATATTCTCCCCTCTGAGAGGTGGCAGTACGGAGGAAGTACGGAACATCTCTTCCCGGGTCATGGGTTTCTTTCTCTTGCATGTACCAACACCCACCTCTCGTACGAACTCCACTCACACGCATTTTCCGGGGGAAAACTTTTTCTTGTTTCACTGCAGGATTCCCCCCTCGAATACCAGGGAAAGCCCCTGTCCATCCACAAACATCCCTATGGATTTTTCTACACCAGCATAGAACTCTAG